In a single window of the Chondrocystis sp. NIES-4102 genome:
- a CDS encoding peptidase M56 BlaR1 → MHLITIIIAIAIAWLVRQRKIAGQHTFSQRWYTALFLFLFPSLLLLTTALAILYMGCHGLMLGVQAGSLGCGVAASLILLAIFSLVKLTAQGYSSIKQLDNLAQISIQGKPAKIIELDLLYSAQIGFWNSQLVVSRGLLNTLDTEHLEAVLAHEQAHAYYRDTFWFFWYGWIRSFSFWLPQTEELWHELLLLRELRADRQAALEIDFLLLAESLLTVAQAPLKSNFSLCANFNNSQIGDRLNERIDFLLQTNTPIPKNKWQHWTWLCLLLLPLLTIPLHY, encoded by the coding sequence ATACATTCTCCCAGCGTTGGTATACCGCTTTATTCTTATTTTTGTTTCCTTCTCTACTACTTTTAACTACTGCTTTGGCAATTCTCTATATGGGTTGTCATGGTTTGATGTTGGGCGTGCAAGCTGGATCGCTAGGTTGTGGTGTAGCAGCTAGTTTAATTTTACTCGCTATATTTTCTTTGGTTAAATTAACCGCTCAAGGTTATAGTTCAATCAAACAGTTAGATAATCTAGCTCAAATATCAATACAGGGAAAACCAGCTAAAATAATTGAACTAGACTTACTCTATAGTGCGCAGATTGGGTTTTGGAATTCCCAATTAGTAGTTAGTCGTGGTTTACTAAATACCTTAGACACAGAGCATTTAGAGGCGGTATTAGCTCATGAGCAAGCACACGCTTATTATCGTGATACCTTTTGGTTTTTTTGGTACGGTTGGATACGCTCTTTTAGCTTTTGGCTACCGCAAACAGAAGAATTATGGCATGAACTTCTATTATTGCGAGAATTAAGAGCCGATCGCCAAGCAGCCTTAGAAATAGACTTTTTACTATTAGCAGAATCCCTTTTAACTGTAGCCCAAGCCCCTTTAAAATCCAATTTTAGTTTATGTGCTAATTTTAACAATTCCCAGATAGGCGATCGCCTCAATGAAAGAATTGATTTTTTATTACAAACAAATACACCCATACCTAAAAATAAATGGCAGCATTGGACTTGGTTATGTTTACTACTCTTGCCTTTACTAACAATTCCATTACATTATTAA